From a region of the Streptomyces sp. NBC_00193 genome:
- a CDS encoding phosphocholine-specific phospholipase C has protein sequence MTPISRRGFVGIGAGLMAGAALPAIAPTSAAAAAASGTITDVKHVVILMQENRSFDHYFGKLKGVRGFSDRAAGNIPGGWGMFNQPNWGGRQYPWKLSSTPPVGGVDGETLAQCNGDLPHSWTSQHAAWNKGRMDNFVTGVGNTRTLGYLDRGDIPFHYGLADNYTICDAYFCSTLSATGPNRTFLWSGKIDASSKDGGDESGLTWETYAEALQRAGMSWKVYQNAQDNYGDNGLAYFKKFTDAAPGNPLWDRGMGSVPKVTGSTPDDIAAAIRADVVAGTLPQVSWVVANEAFSEHPYAPPGDGAHFVDLVYRALSADPEVFDSTVLFLNYDENDGFFDHVPPPVAPPGTAGEYIDGVPIGLGFRVPMIVMSPWTRGGWVSSEVFDHTSVLRFMEKWTAALGTPANCPNISAWRRKVTGDLTGVFDFAHPVYGVPAGLPSTAKVIGQATCGPLPNPVPQDNAQPVQEAGTRPARALPYQVNGNLDRFEFGSGGKILAWFSMTNAGAEAKQAAHFSIHPHQYRDTAAWQYTVDAGATSTDYFNIGTGSGSGKYDISMYGPNRFLRRFIGDASKAGKSIEVASRFAVEPGTGKTALYLKMTNASASPVTFTIRANAYRTDGPWTYTVPANSSREDYFNAVAYNNGWYDFTVLADSDGTWSRRYTGHIETGAPSISGS, from the coding sequence GTGACACCTATCAGCCGCAGAGGATTCGTGGGAATCGGCGCCGGGCTGATGGCAGGGGCGGCCCTGCCCGCGATCGCGCCGACCTCGGCGGCCGCGGCCGCCGCGTCCGGCACGATCACCGACGTGAAGCACGTGGTGATCCTGATGCAGGAGAACCGCAGCTTCGACCACTACTTCGGCAAGCTGAAGGGTGTCCGCGGCTTCAGCGACCGCGCGGCCGGCAACATCCCGGGCGGCTGGGGCATGTTCAACCAGCCCAACTGGGGCGGCCGCCAGTACCCGTGGAAGCTCAGCTCCACCCCGCCGGTGGGCGGGGTCGACGGCGAGACCCTCGCCCAGTGCAACGGCGACCTCCCGCACAGCTGGACCTCGCAGCACGCGGCCTGGAACAAGGGCCGCATGGACAACTTCGTCACCGGCGTCGGCAACACCCGCACCCTCGGGTACCTCGACCGCGGCGACATACCGTTCCACTACGGCCTCGCCGACAACTACACGATCTGCGACGCCTACTTCTGCTCCACCCTGAGCGCGACCGGCCCCAACCGCACCTTCCTGTGGAGCGGCAAGATCGACGCCTCCAGCAAGGACGGCGGCGACGAGTCCGGGCTGACCTGGGAGACGTACGCGGAGGCCCTCCAGCGCGCCGGGATGAGCTGGAAGGTCTACCAGAACGCCCAGGACAACTACGGGGACAACGGGCTCGCCTACTTCAAGAAGTTCACCGACGCCGCCCCCGGCAACCCGCTGTGGGACCGCGGCATGGGCTCCGTCCCCAAGGTCACCGGCTCCACCCCCGACGACATCGCCGCCGCCATCCGCGCGGACGTCGTCGCCGGCACCCTCCCGCAGGTCTCCTGGGTCGTGGCGAACGAGGCCTTCTCCGAGCACCCGTACGCCCCGCCCGGCGACGGCGCGCACTTCGTGGACCTGGTCTACCGCGCGCTCTCGGCCGACCCGGAGGTCTTCGACTCCACCGTCCTCTTCCTCAACTACGACGAGAACGACGGCTTCTTCGACCACGTCCCGCCGCCGGTCGCCCCGCCCGGCACCGCCGGCGAGTACATCGACGGCGTCCCGATCGGGCTCGGCTTCCGCGTCCCGATGATCGTGATGTCCCCGTGGACCCGCGGCGGCTGGGTGAGCTCCGAGGTCTTCGACCACACCTCCGTCCTGCGCTTCATGGAGAAGTGGACGGCCGCGCTCGGCACCCCCGCGAACTGTCCGAACATCAGCGCCTGGCGCCGCAAGGTCACCGGCGACCTGACGGGCGTCTTCGACTTCGCGCACCCGGTCTACGGGGTTCCCGCCGGCCTGCCCTCCACGGCCAAGGTCATCGGCCAGGCGACCTGCGGCCCGCTCCCCAACCCGGTGCCCCAGGACAACGCGCAGCCGGTGCAGGAGGCCGGGACCCGGCCCGCGCGCGCCCTTCCGTACCAGGTCAACGGGAACCTGGACCGCTTCGAGTTCGGGTCGGGCGGCAAGATCCTGGCCTGGTTCTCGATGACGAACGCGGGCGCCGAGGCGAAGCAGGCGGCGCACTTCTCGATCCACCCGCACCAGTACCGGGACACGGCCGCCTGGCAGTACACGGTGGACGCCGGCGCCACGTCGACGGACTACTTCAACATCGGCACGGGCAGCGGCTCCGGCAAGTACGACATCTCGATGTACGGGCCGAACCGCTTCCTGCGGCGCTTCATCGGCGACGCGTCGAAGGCGGGGAAGTCGATCGAGGTCGCGTCCCGCTTCGCGGTGGAGCCGGGCACCGGCAAGACGGCGCTCTACCTCAAGATGACGAACGCCTCGGCCTCGCCGGTCACCTTCACGATCCGCGCGAACGCCTACCGCACGGACGGCCCGTGGACCTACACCGTGCCGGCGAACTCCTCGCGCGAGGACTACTTCAACGCCGTCGCCTACAACAACGGCTGGTACGACTTCACGGTCCTCGCCGACTCCGACGGCACCTGGTCGCGCCGCTACACGGGCCACATCGAGACGGGCGCGCCGAGCATCAGCGGCAGCTAG
- a CDS encoding nitroreductase family protein: protein MSPDTQQWTPIHGQPYRPAPYRPERMPAPESLARAAELRERMDGRRTVRHFSTDPVPEQVVRDAIACAATAPSGAHQQPWTFVLVKDPAVREQIRAAAEQEEQLSYDGRLGDEWLAALRPIGTDAVKTHLTDAPALIVVFQQRYWLGEDGAKHKHYYVDESVGIAVGMLLSALHLSGLAALIHTPSPMRFLSHVLNRPENEKAFAVIPVGYPSDDCEVPDLTRKSLDQVIVEV from the coding sequence ATGTCTCCCGATACCCAGCAGTGGACCCCGATCCACGGGCAGCCGTACCGCCCCGCCCCCTACCGCCCCGAGCGGATGCCGGCGCCGGAATCCCTCGCGCGGGCCGCCGAGTTGCGCGAGCGGATGGACGGGCGCAGGACCGTACGCCACTTCTCCACCGACCCGGTGCCCGAGCAGGTGGTCCGCGACGCCATCGCGTGCGCCGCGACCGCACCCTCCGGGGCGCACCAGCAGCCGTGGACCTTCGTACTGGTCAAGGACCCGGCCGTACGGGAGCAGATCCGCGCGGCCGCCGAGCAGGAGGAGCAGCTGTCCTACGACGGCCGCCTCGGCGACGAATGGCTCGCGGCCCTGCGCCCCATCGGCACGGACGCCGTGAAGACCCACCTCACCGACGCCCCGGCCCTGATCGTGGTCTTCCAGCAGCGCTACTGGCTCGGCGAGGACGGCGCGAAGCACAAGCACTACTACGTCGACGAGTCGGTCGGCATCGCGGTCGGCATGCTCCTGTCCGCCCTCCACCTCTCCGGCCTGGCCGCCCTGATCCACACACCGAGCCCGATGCGCTTCCTCTCCCACGTCCTGAACCGCCCCGAGAACGAAAAGGCCTTCGCGGTGATCCCGGTCGGCTACCCGTCGGACGACTGCGAGGTCCCGGACCTGACCCGCAAGTCCCTGGACCAGGTCATCGTGGAGGTCTAG
- the pruA gene encoding L-glutamate gamma-semialdehyde dehydrogenase yields MDAVTRVPVPVNEPVHSYAPGTPERARLETQLKQLSENPIDLPMTINGVKRMGGGERFDVVQPHDHKSVIGTYANATRADAQEAVDAALAAAPAWRAMSFDDRAAIILRAAELLSGPWREKLAASTMLGQSKTAQQAEIDTPCELVDFWRFNVHFARQILAEQPVANSAGVWNRSDHRPLEGFVYAITPFNFTAIAGNLPTAPALMGNVVVWKPSPTQTHSAVLLMELLEEAGLPKGVINLVTGDGIAVSDVALTHPELAGIHFTGSTKTFQYLWKTVGTNIENYKSYPRLVGETGGKDFVVAHPSADRAILKTALTRGSFEYQGQKCSASSRAYVPASIWNDGFKEAFAAEVDGITMGDVRDLTNFIGAVIDERSFAKNKAAIDRAIADPTCEIVAGGTYDDSEGYFVRPTVIACTDPENEVFTTEYFGPILAIHVYEDAEFDAMLAQMESVSAYALTGAVIAQDRYAAADAMEKLRFAAGNFYINDKSTGAVVGQQPFGGGRASGTNDKAGAASNLMRWTSTRSIKETLVAPTDYGYPHMG; encoded by the coding sequence ATGGACGCTGTAACCCGGGTCCCCGTGCCGGTCAACGAGCCGGTCCACTCGTACGCCCCCGGCACCCCGGAGCGCGCGCGCCTCGAAACGCAGCTGAAGCAGCTGTCCGAGAACCCGATCGACCTCCCGATGACGATCAACGGCGTCAAGCGGATGGGCGGCGGCGAGCGCTTCGACGTCGTGCAGCCGCACGACCACAAGTCGGTCATCGGCACCTACGCGAACGCCACCCGGGCCGACGCCCAGGAGGCCGTCGACGCCGCCCTGGCCGCCGCCCCTGCCTGGCGCGCGATGTCCTTCGACGACCGCGCCGCGATCATCCTGCGCGCCGCCGAGCTGCTGTCCGGCCCGTGGCGCGAGAAGCTGGCCGCGTCCACCATGCTGGGCCAGTCGAAGACCGCGCAGCAGGCCGAGATCGACACCCCGTGCGAGCTCGTCGACTTCTGGCGCTTCAACGTCCACTTCGCCCGCCAGATCCTGGCCGAGCAGCCGGTCGCCAACTCCGCCGGCGTGTGGAACCGCAGCGACCACCGCCCGCTCGAGGGCTTCGTCTACGCGATCACCCCGTTCAACTTCACGGCCATCGCGGGCAACCTGCCGACCGCCCCGGCCCTGATGGGCAACGTGGTCGTGTGGAAGCCGTCCCCGACGCAGACCCACTCCGCGGTCCTCCTCATGGAGCTGCTGGAGGAGGCCGGCCTGCCGAAGGGCGTCATCAACCTCGTGACGGGCGACGGCATCGCCGTCTCCGACGTGGCGCTGACCCACCCCGAGCTGGCGGGCATCCACTTCACCGGTTCCACCAAGACCTTCCAGTACCTGTGGAAGACGGTCGGCACCAACATCGAGAACTACAAGTCCTACCCGCGCCTGGTCGGCGAGACCGGCGGCAAGGACTTCGTCGTCGCGCACCCGTCCGCGGACCGCGCGATCCTGAAGACCGCCCTGACCCGCGGCTCCTTCGAGTACCAGGGCCAGAAGTGCTCGGCGTCCTCGCGCGCCTACGTCCCGGCCTCGATCTGGAACGACGGCTTCAAGGAGGCCTTCGCGGCCGAGGTCGACGGCATCACCATGGGCGACGTCCGCGACCTGACGAACTTCATCGGCGCCGTCATCGACGAGCGCTCCTTCGCGAAGAACAAGGCCGCGATCGACCGCGCCATCGCGGACCCGACCTGCGAGATCGTCGCGGGCGGCACGTACGACGACTCCGAGGGCTACTTCGTGCGCCCGACGGTCATCGCGTGCACGGACCCGGAGAACGAGGTCTTCACGACCGAGTACTTCGGCCCGATCCTGGCGATCCACGTCTACGAGGACGCCGAGTTCGACGCGATGCTGGCCCAGATGGAGTCCGTCTCGGCGTACGCCCTGACCGGCGCCGTCATCGCCCAGGACCGCTACGCGGCGGCCGACGCGATGGAGAAGCTCCGCTTCGCCGCGGGCAACTTCTACATCAACGACAAGTCGACCGGTGCCGTCGTCGGCCAGCAGCCCTTCGGCGGCGGCCGCGCCTCGGGCACCAACGACAAGGCCGGCGCGGCGTCGAACCTGATGCGCTGGACCTCGACCCGCTCCATCAAGGAGACCCTGGTGGCCCCGACCGACTACGGCTACCCCCACATGGGCTGA